Genomic window (Pseudopipra pipra isolate bDixPip1 chromosome 7, bDixPip1.hap1, whole genome shotgun sequence):
TACTGGTCTATCTAGCAATTATTCTAAATAAAGGATGCTGATGATGTGATTTCCCCCCTCCTCTTATAATGGATAATTTAGATTTTCTGACATTCTTTTGCAGCCtaataataaggaaaataaattaatctagACAAATAAAATTCAAAGGATTTAATTTCTACACCATCTAAGTACATCTCCCCCCTGTGACtagaaatttaattattttaaaagcacatgATCCATTCTAAATAAAAAAGACCAATTGATGaaattttttaagtatttgtgAAAGGTATTTTGAAAAGCTTACGAAGTGGGTAGTGTGTGATATATGTTGTTGTACTCTGACCTAGTGCATTCTTTTATCTCTTTAAATTGAGTAGCCTTTCTTTTACAAGCAGTTAAAGACAACGTGCCAAAAGCATATTCACTAACTACAGCGCAAGTACCAGCCCGGCCAGGTTTTCTGCTCCATCCATGTCtattttaccttctttttcaAGAGTTTCACTGCTGCTTTACTATATTCTTTGCAAAGAGTCTTTCTCATGGCATCTGTTCATTAGTATCTAGTGAAACATCAGTCTACTCAAGTTCTGCATCTCTGTGACAGAAGCTTTCAGTATTTTGGTAACCTTATAAGCCAAATATTGCAGAACACATataggttttgtttgtttgtttgttttgtttggcgcttttttttaatggggcAATGAACTTGTATGATATTATGCAGTTCTGTGTTACAGGAACATTcatatttttgccttttaaaaaagctGGTAGTAAATATCATGACATTAGAAGAATTTTAGATACTGATTGCTTGCACTTGGCTCTTGGTGATTTGCGCTTCAGATTTCCAGCAGAATGTAACAAAGTATGATTTCTGGAAAGCTTCTTATAGTTTCTCATTAAAATCGTATTTTTTAATGCAATCATTTAATTGCATGATTTCTATAATTTCTCCCAATTTCATGATATACTTACTCCTTCTGAAAGGCAGTGGTTGAAACATCAGAAACAATTagcaaaaaatattatattaatgctaaatgaaagaaataaatctgcCAAAATCTCAGTCTCAAAGCTGCATTTGTCAAAAGCACTTCTCTGAATTAACTTTTGTAGCATAACTGTATAATTGTTAACAGACATTTTTCTCAAGTTGTCAAAGTGTttgaaaaaagagagaaagagaacacttatgaagaaaaaacccacaagtaATTAATGGCATGCTCAGGTGGAGTGAGATTTGCAATACTTGTACTAACAAAATATAAGGCTCAATTAGAGGTACTTTGCAGTTTTCAGCCTAAGTTTAAATGATTTTGAGATTTGCAAATACatgaatcaaaaaaaaaaagaataatccaAATGCAAATTAGTGCAACCACAATAAAATATAATTGCAAATGAATCTGTTGCTTTATTCATTTATTGTGTAATTACTGCAATCCTTCCCACcttgttttcagtatttcttaaTCATTAAGTCGGAAGCATgacagcagtgccagccctggcatGATTCTCTTTGACTAAAACCTTGTAAATTAACACAATTAGCACAGCATCATCCTGCTAATTAACTTCCAGTGTCTGGTGCAGTGGTTTTgcaaacaaggaaaagggagtCAGAAGGGAATAAACATGCCATTCTGTTACCAAACTGTGTGCTGTGTTAGGCTTAGCTCAGCGAGGCTAAGCTGGCCATGTCAGATGCCAGAGTCAGGCAATGAAGAGCTAAAGGGGTTGGGGAGAGAAACAGGAGGGGGTAGAAGCTGTCAAAATAGACTGCAGTAATTCAGAGGGGAGCGAGTGCCACAGATGCTTCATTTCGACTAGGCCTCCGCCTTATCAGAGAATCTGTGCCAGAGGGCACAAGACTGTTTGCAAAAACCACTTTTGGTAATACGAGAGAGATTAAGGAGGTCTATTTGATACAGCTGTACAAAACACAGCAATGTGTCTGCCATGCATAGGTACGAGTTGGAGGGGGTTGTCTTAACGCTTGTAAATTGCTCGTATGCGATGCAGTGGATTACAAGGGGGGGGATAATTCACATCACATTATGAAAAGATTAATTGCTCTAAAAtgaagtttgcttttctttttaattttttttattgataggttttgttttggttttgtgttgtttgttttgggggggttttatAGCTAGCTGTGAAAGCCACAGAACTTTTAGGGACTTagcttcatttccttttccttttcttcatcttttttttttattttatttttttctttaaccctCTTTCTTTGTACCCTGGAGGCTGTGAAGCGGAGGGGGGGAAGAGAGAGCAAGCAACGAGACCGACAGACAAGtcatgcttgtttttttttccagacccTCAACAACAGAACTGAGAGGCAGAAAGGAGCCAGTTGTAATTCATACCGAGTTGTAGGCTTTGTGTGATGAAAGCGACAGAGCGCTGCCTGGGAGATTGCTTTGCTGCACTCCACGAAGCAGATTTGAAACTGTCGTGGACCACTTTAGATGAGAGTTGGATTATGGAATGACCTGCTATGTCTGTGTCATATTGTTCTGCGCAGGGTGCATTATACTCTGCTAACTAGGTGTTCAGTACCAAATAAGAGAGGTATCCTAGATGTGATCTGTCAGCTGTGTCtcatatttttgtatttgttaaaatacaaaattgaaACAGTGATGAAAGAGGACAGAGCCTTGTATGTTAACAGTAAATCTGCACTCagagtatttaaaatatactgtCTTATTTAATTACTTCGAGAAATATAACATTACCTGTATTTTTTATACAAACAAATAGCCCCCTACCGAATTGGCAAAAAATGTGGCTACACGTGTATGTGCCTGTATTAAACCAGGCAGTTCATAGTGCTTCATAAGGCTgttgtatttcctttctttaaggACTGGTGGTGTTAAGTACAGTGTTTCAGAGAGCTGAAGAAGTTTACAGATAGTATGTTTGAGAACTCATTTAAATGTGAAAGAGGCTGAGGTCATTGTTAACTTTGTTGTTTCCTGCTGCCCTAGGCTTGAAGATGCAGTGGACGCCGGAGCATGCCCAGTGGCCAGAACAGCACTTCGATATCACTTCAACCACCCGGTCCCCTGCCCACAAGGTAGAAGCCTACCGGGGGCACCTGCAGCGCACCTACCAGTATGCCTGGGCCAACGATGACATCTCAGCTCTGACCGCCTCCAATCTGCTGAAAAAGtatgcagaaaaatattctggTATTTTGGAAGGCCCAGCCGAGCGGCCCATTCTCAGCAATTACTCTGAAGCTCCCTCGGGGCTGGTGAACGGTCGGAAGAACGAAAGTGAGCCTTGGCAGCCATCACTGAACTCGGAGAGCGTGTATCCCATGAACTGTGTCCCAGATGTCATCACTGCCAGCAAAGCTGGGGTAAGTGCAGCCCTCCCTCCCGCAGATGTCTCAGCCAGCATCGGGAGCTCTCCTGGAGTGGCCAGTAACTTGGCTGAACCCAATTACTCCAGCAGCACCTGTGGAAGTCACACCGTTCCCAGCCTTCATTCAGGGCTCCCATCTCAGGAATATGCCACAGGATACAACGGCTCGTACTTGCATACCAGTTACAGCAGCCAGCCAGCACCTGCACTTCCATCCCCTCATCCATCTCCCCTGCATAGCTCGGGACTTTtacagcccccccccccaccaccaccatcagCCCTCGTCCCCGGCTACAATGGGACCTCTAACCTCTCCAGTTACAGCTACCCTTCTGCCAGTTATCCTCCTCAAACCGCTGTTGGCCCTGGGTACAGCCCTGGGggtgccccaccaccctcagcTTACCTGCCTTCAGGAATCCCTGCtccaacccctctgccccccACCACTGTCCCCAGCTACTCCTACCAGGGCCACGGTCTGACGCCCATCGCACCGTCTGCCCTGACAAACAGTTCAGCCAGCTCTCTCAAAAGGAAAGCTTTCTACATGGCAGGGCAAGGAGAAATGGACTCCAGTTATGGAAATTACAGCTATGGCCAACAGAGATCTACACAGAGTCCCATGTATCGAATGCCAGACAACAGCATTTCGAATGCAAACAGGGGGAATGGTTTTGACAGAAGTGCTGAAACATCATCCTTAGCATTTAAGCCAACAAAGCAGCTAATGTCCTCTGAACAGCAAAGGAAATTCAGTAGCCAGTCCAGTAGGGCTCTAACACCCCCATCCTATAGTACTGCTAAAAACTCACTGGGTTCGAGATCAAGTGACTCGTTTGGGAAGTATACCTCCCCAGTAATGAATGAGCACGGTGAtgagcacaggcagctcctccCTCACCCAATGCAAGGCCCGGGACTTCGTGCAGCTACCTCATCCAACCACTCTGTGGACGAGCAACTGAAGAATACTGACACCCACCTCATTGACCTTGTTACCAATGAGATTATCAACCAAGGACCTCCTGTGGACTGGAGCGACATTGCTGGCCTAGATCTGGTAAAGGCCGTCATTAAGGAGGAGGTTTTATGGCCAGTATTGAGGTCAGATGCATTCAATGGACTGACTGCTCTACCTCGGAGCATCCTTTTATTTGGACCTCGGGGAACAGGCAAAACATTAATGGGCAGATGTATAGCTAGTCAGCTTGGGGCCACGTTTTTCAAAATCACTGGCTCTGGCCTTGTCACAAAGTGGttaggggaaggagaaaaaattgTCCATGCCTCCTTCCTTGTGGCAAGGTGTCGCCAGCCCTCGGTGATTTTTGTTAGTGACATTGATATGCTCCTTTCCTCTCAAGTGAGTGAAGAACACAGTCCAGTAAGTCGGATGAGAACCGAGTTCCTTATGCAGCTGGACACTGTACTGACTTCTGCTGAGGACCAAATAGTAGTAATTTGCGCCACGAGTAAACCAGAAGAAATTGATGAATCTCTTCGAAGGTACTTCATGAAACGACTTTTAATCCCACTTCCTGACAGCACAGCGAGACACCAGATAATAGTACAACTGCTCTCACAGCACAATTACTGTCTCAATGACAAGGAGGTTGCACTGCTTGTCCAGCGCACAGAAGGCTTTTCTGGACTAGATGTGGCTCACTTGTGTCAGGAAGCCGTGGTGGGCCCACTCCATGCCATGCCAGCCACAGACCTTTCAGCCATTATGCCCAGCCAGTTGAGGCCAGTTACATATCAAGACtttgaaaatgctttctgcAAGATACAGCCTAGCATATCTCAAAAAGAGCTTGATACATATGTTGAATGGAACAAAATGTTTGGTTGCAGTCAGTGatgctacttaaaaaaaatgtaatgaatGTTGGCACACACAGAATCTGCTACATAGGGTAGAAAACCCTTTTCAGTAGTGTTAAAATTGCAAAGGGTACTGGGAAGACTACAATTTACCTTGCCTCTAAAGAGCCAGGGTATACTTGAAGGAAAAGTGCATCAAACAAGAGCTGCTGATCTGAAAAAGCCACACATGACAGAAAGCGCATGTTGATGCTCAGTTCTGTTCAAGCTAGACAATACTCACCAAGGAGCAAGGTGCAAGTGGGTTGATTTCAGAAGGACATGAACCCTGTGTGTTGATTCCATTCTGCTGTTCTTGAGATTTAGTTGCTGTCAAGTGCCTGAAGTggtgctttattttttgtttgcctCACAATTACATTGGTGGCATGTGCTAATATAAAGAGCTTTAACTTCAAACATTATTGGACTAAAGAGATGAACGGTTGTGTTGCGACAGAGAGCCAGATTTTTGCTATTCTAAGAGCAACAGTATTCCTCAATCCTGTCTGTTCTGTGGTGTTAAACTAAGAACAGGTAAAACAGGGTAATGGTAATCTGGACCTTAATTTCTGCAGttcatttcttttaatgttCTGTCTGCAAAAACTCAGGAAAGTGATTGTGATTTGTACAGTACCTCAAAGGAATGTGTTGAAAGCACTATGTACTGCTGAGAGTTATAGGCTAGGCTTCAATGTTACTTTATATTAAATATGTATGTTTACCTCAACAATTGGAAAATGGCaaggaaaattactttgaatGTATCCAGGAAAAAACTAAAGTGTGATATGACTGAAGctttacagtttttaaaaatagaaacagaagCATTTCCCCGTGTTCAGGAATGGTTCTTTTGCCAATTTGTCAGATCAAACCAGAGCAGAGTGATTTTTCTTGTTGGTAAACTGTAACAGTTTTCAGCATATTGCTCCTTGATAATTACATGATACAGTCTTTAGAAGGTGCATAGATGAATAAAAGAGCCACTTAATCGGTTTATGTTAGCATCTGAAACAGTCAAACATAAGATTTGGTAGGATTCTGAGAGGCAAATTACCTTAAGCTGTGACAGCTGGCCTTTGTTGCATGGCCCTAGTCATAGTTTTGAGGCTATTTTGGTGAAGCTGTAGGGAGTAGAATCAGTATAGGTCGCTGGCAGAGCTATGAGTTGCAGAGCTGTTTATAGCAATGCAGTGGACTGTGACCAAACAAACAgtacaaataaagcaaaactgaaCCCTCAAAGTACATTTacttcccttcccaaactgtAAGGTTGAGTTTTTGTTGTGTATGTACGGCTTCATTGTCCTTAATGCAATATTCATTTAGCATCCATTAGAAATCTTAGGCTGAAGTGTGCCCACCATTATTTCTACCTCAGTTTTGTTACATTTCTCTTGGAAAGCAAAGTAAGAAATAGGGCAAAAAACACCACCAACACAAGTCAGATTACATTAGGAATGTGAACCTGCTAAACAAGTTTCAGAGAGctgctgttttttcccctgaagtcaagtttttctctgtgttagTGCTCTTTAccccctcctttctcctcccccaAATATACACATCCTGGTGTCTT
Coding sequences:
- the FIGN gene encoding fidgetin isoform X2, with the translated sequence MKSCEIGLKMQWTPEHAQWPEQHFDITSTTRSPAHKVEAYRGHLQRTYQYAWANDDISALTASNLLKKYAEKYSGILEGPAERPILSNYSEAPSGLVNGRKNESEPWQPSLNSESVYPMNCVPDVITASKAGVSAALPPADVSASIGSSPGVASNLAEPNYSSSTCGSHTVPSLHSGLPSQEYATGYNGSYLHTSYSSQPAPALPSPHPSPLHSSGLLQPPPPPPPSALVPGYNGTSNLSSYSYPSASYPPQTAVGPGYSPGGAPPPSAYLPSGIPAPTPLPPTTVPSYSYQGHGLTPIAPSALTNSSASSLKRKAFYMAGQGEMDSSYGNYSYGQQRSTQSPMYRMPDNSISNANRGNGFDRSAETSSLAFKPTKQLMSSEQQRKFSSQSSRALTPPSYSTAKNSLGSRSSDSFGKYTSPVMNEHGDEHRQLLPHPMQGPGLRAATSSNHSVDEQLKNTDTHLIDLVTNEIINQGPPVDWSDIAGLDLVKAVIKEEVLWPVLRSDAFNGLTALPRSILLFGPRGTGKTLMGRCIASQLGATFFKITGSGLVTKWLGEGEKIVHASFLVARCRQPSVIFVSDIDMLLSSQVSEEHSPVSRMRTEFLMQLDTVLTSAEDQIVVICATSKPEEIDESLRRYFMKRLLIPLPDSTARHQIIVQLLSQHNYCLNDKEVALLVQRTEGFSGLDVAHLCQEAVVGPLHAMPATDLSAIMPSQLRPVTYQDFENAFCKIQPSISQKELDTYVEWNKMFGCSQ
- the FIGN gene encoding fidgetin isoform X1 is translated as MISSTSVYGLKMQWTPEHAQWPEQHFDITSTTRSPAHKVEAYRGHLQRTYQYAWANDDISALTASNLLKKYAEKYSGILEGPAERPILSNYSEAPSGLVNGRKNESEPWQPSLNSESVYPMNCVPDVITASKAGVSAALPPADVSASIGSSPGVASNLAEPNYSSSTCGSHTVPSLHSGLPSQEYATGYNGSYLHTSYSSQPAPALPSPHPSPLHSSGLLQPPPPPPPSALVPGYNGTSNLSSYSYPSASYPPQTAVGPGYSPGGAPPPSAYLPSGIPAPTPLPPTTVPSYSYQGHGLTPIAPSALTNSSASSLKRKAFYMAGQGEMDSSYGNYSYGQQRSTQSPMYRMPDNSISNANRGNGFDRSAETSSLAFKPTKQLMSSEQQRKFSSQSSRALTPPSYSTAKNSLGSRSSDSFGKYTSPVMNEHGDEHRQLLPHPMQGPGLRAATSSNHSVDEQLKNTDTHLIDLVTNEIINQGPPVDWSDIAGLDLVKAVIKEEVLWPVLRSDAFNGLTALPRSILLFGPRGTGKTLMGRCIASQLGATFFKITGSGLVTKWLGEGEKIVHASFLVARCRQPSVIFVSDIDMLLSSQVSEEHSPVSRMRTEFLMQLDTVLTSAEDQIVVICATSKPEEIDESLRRYFMKRLLIPLPDSTARHQIIVQLLSQHNYCLNDKEVALLVQRTEGFSGLDVAHLCQEAVVGPLHAMPATDLSAIMPSQLRPVTYQDFENAFCKIQPSISQKELDTYVEWNKMFGCSQ
- the FIGN gene encoding fidgetin isoform X3, producing the protein MQWTPEHAQWPEQHFDITSTTRSPAHKVEAYRGHLQRTYQYAWANDDISALTASNLLKKYAEKYSGILEGPAERPILSNYSEAPSGLVNGRKNESEPWQPSLNSESVYPMNCVPDVITASKAGVSAALPPADVSASIGSSPGVASNLAEPNYSSSTCGSHTVPSLHSGLPSQEYATGYNGSYLHTSYSSQPAPALPSPHPSPLHSSGLLQPPPPPPPSALVPGYNGTSNLSSYSYPSASYPPQTAVGPGYSPGGAPPPSAYLPSGIPAPTPLPPTTVPSYSYQGHGLTPIAPSALTNSSASSLKRKAFYMAGQGEMDSSYGNYSYGQQRSTQSPMYRMPDNSISNANRGNGFDRSAETSSLAFKPTKQLMSSEQQRKFSSQSSRALTPPSYSTAKNSLGSRSSDSFGKYTSPVMNEHGDEHRQLLPHPMQGPGLRAATSSNHSVDEQLKNTDTHLIDLVTNEIINQGPPVDWSDIAGLDLVKAVIKEEVLWPVLRSDAFNGLTALPRSILLFGPRGTGKTLMGRCIASQLGATFFKITGSGLVTKWLGEGEKIVHASFLVARCRQPSVIFVSDIDMLLSSQVSEEHSPVSRMRTEFLMQLDTVLTSAEDQIVVICATSKPEEIDESLRRYFMKRLLIPLPDSTARHQIIVQLLSQHNYCLNDKEVALLVQRTEGFSGLDVAHLCQEAVVGPLHAMPATDLSAIMPSQLRPVTYQDFENAFCKIQPSISQKELDTYVEWNKMFGCSQ